A region of Mauremys mutica isolate MM-2020 ecotype Southern chromosome 2, ASM2049712v1, whole genome shotgun sequence DNA encodes the following proteins:
- the LOC123365410 gene encoding mitochondrial glycine transporter-like isoform X1, whose amino-acid sequence MIQKIRPPLLQSQDVGEKMETLMMHPVLKAFVCGSISGTCSTLLFQPLDLLKTRLQTLQPSINGSGHVGMVALFIRVVRTESLLGLWKGVSPSFARCIPGVGIYFSTLYKMKQYFLSDRSPTALESVFLGVSSRTVAGVCMLPITVVKTRYESGKYGYESVYGALRNIYRTEGARGLFCGLTATLLRDAPFSGIYLMFYTQTKKVIPQDQFDPALTPLVNFSCGIFAGILASLVTQPADVIKTHMQLTPEKYRWTGQAIALIFKDYGLVGFFRGGVPRALRRTLMAAMAWTLYEQMMAKMGLKS is encoded by the exons ATGCATCCAGTGCTAAAGGCCTTTGTGTGCGGTTCCATCAGTGGGACCTGCTCCACCCTTCTCTTCCAGCCCCTAGATCTTCTTAAAACCCGGCTGCAGACCCTGCAGCCTTCAATCAATGG GTCAGGTCATGTTGGGATGGTAGCTTTGTTCATTAGGGTTGTTCGCACTGAAAGCCTCCTAGGGCTTTGGAAAGGGGTCTCACCA TCCTTCGCAAGATGCATCCCTGGGGTCGGGATTTACTTCAGCACCTTGTACAAGATGAAGCAGTACTTTCTCTCAGACCGGTCCCCCACAGCCCTAGAGTCTGTCTTTCTGGGTGTTAGCTCCCGTACAGTAGCAGGGGTTTGCATGTTGCCCATAACCGTGGTGAAGACACGATATGAG AGTGGGAAGTATGGCTATGAGAGTGTGTATGGAGCCTTGAGGAATATCTATCGGACAGAAGGGGCCCGGGGCTTGTTCTGTGGGCTGACTGCAACGCTCCTGCGTGATGCACCCTTTTCCGGCATCTATTTGATGTTCTACACCCAGACCAAAAAAGTTATACCTCAGG ACCAGTTTGATCCAGCACTCACCCCCTTAGTGAACTTCAGCTGTGGAATCTTTGCTGGAATCCTGGCTTCATTGGTGACACAGCCTGCTGATGTAATCAAAACCCACATGCAGCTGACACCTGAAAAGTACCGCTGGACGGGGCAGGCCATTGCCTTAATCTTCAAG GACTATGGACTGGTTGGCTTTTTCCGTGGCGGCGTCCCCCGTGCCCTGCGGCGCACTCTGATGGCAGCGATGGCATGGACTTTATATGAGCAGATGATGGCAAAAATGGGGCTGAAATCCTGA
- the LOC123365410 gene encoding mitochondrial glycine transporter-like isoform X2 has translation MHPVLKAFVCGSISGTCSTLLFQPLDLLKTRLQTLQPSINGSGHVGMVALFIRVVRTESLLGLWKGVSPSFARCIPGVGIYFSTLYKMKQYFLSDRSPTALESVFLGVSSRTVAGVCMLPITVVKTRYESGKYGYESVYGALRNIYRTEGARGLFCGLTATLLRDAPFSGIYLMFYTQTKKVIPQDQFDPALTPLVNFSCGIFAGILASLVTQPADVIKTHMQLTPEKYRWTGQAIALIFKDYGLVGFFRGGVPRALRRTLMAAMAWTLYEQMMAKMGLKS, from the exons ATGCATCCAGTGCTAAAGGCCTTTGTGTGCGGTTCCATCAGTGGGACCTGCTCCACCCTTCTCTTCCAGCCCCTAGATCTTCTTAAAACCCGGCTGCAGACCCTGCAGCCTTCAATCAATGG GTCAGGTCATGTTGGGATGGTAGCTTTGTTCATTAGGGTTGTTCGCACTGAAAGCCTCCTAGGGCTTTGGAAAGGGGTCTCACCA TCCTTCGCAAGATGCATCCCTGGGGTCGGGATTTACTTCAGCACCTTGTACAAGATGAAGCAGTACTTTCTCTCAGACCGGTCCCCCACAGCCCTAGAGTCTGTCTTTCTGGGTGTTAGCTCCCGTACAGTAGCAGGGGTTTGCATGTTGCCCATAACCGTGGTGAAGACACGATATGAG AGTGGGAAGTATGGCTATGAGAGTGTGTATGGAGCCTTGAGGAATATCTATCGGACAGAAGGGGCCCGGGGCTTGTTCTGTGGGCTGACTGCAACGCTCCTGCGTGATGCACCCTTTTCCGGCATCTATTTGATGTTCTACACCCAGACCAAAAAAGTTATACCTCAGG ACCAGTTTGATCCAGCACTCACCCCCTTAGTGAACTTCAGCTGTGGAATCTTTGCTGGAATCCTGGCTTCATTGGTGACACAGCCTGCTGATGTAATCAAAACCCACATGCAGCTGACACCTGAAAAGTACCGCTGGACGGGGCAGGCCATTGCCTTAATCTTCAAG GACTATGGACTGGTTGGCTTTTTCCGTGGCGGCGTCCCCCGTGCCCTGCGGCGCACTCTGATGGCAGCGATGGCATGGACTTTATATGAGCAGATGATGGCAAAAATGGGGCTGAAATCCTGA